Sequence from the Christiangramia fulva genome:
GAATTTTAAAGGTCAGAACAATTTAAATTACTGGGCCGGATACGAGCTCAACCAGCTGGATGTAGACGATCTAAAGAAGAAAACAGCTGAATTAAAATCAAGTCTTATACAGCCTGTAGGAAGCCATCTGCCAGTAAAAATCTCTGAAAAACAAATTTTCGATATTGGAGGAAATGTTGCAGAATATTACAAAGATGGGGATGAATTGAAGGTTTATGATTTCAGCGCCTATGATTTTGTAGATCCCTATAGCAATGAAAATAAAACTCCTGCTAAATACACCGGTTTTAGGCTGGTAAAAGAAAAGGAATAGCTAAAGGTCCATTTTCATCTCGTACTGAGTTAAAAATGGATCAAGCTGTATATTTTGTAAAAAGTCAATACTTGCGGTATGCTCGCTATCAACATTAATGATGGTAACCGGGCCCTGCAGGTGTTGACTTATTTTTTTGAATAGGAATTTGCCAAGACCTTTACGGCGGTGGTCCTGGTGAATGCCAAATTGGGAAATCCGACCATTAATAGGATTAAAAACTGCAAATCCTAATATCTCATCGTTTTTTTTCAGGCTTAAAAAGGAAAGGTTTTCTTTGGATCGCTCGATAGCAGCCCCGGAATTTTGCCAGGAAGCTTCAAAATCTTTCAATTTTTCTAAACCTTTTAAATCAAAAACAGACTCCTGTACTTTAATACCTTCCGGGCCAGGTAACTTTATTTGAGGAATTCCTTTAAAACTTATCAATTCCCGTACTTTTTTAAATCCGATCTTCTCATAGGTTTTTATAGCGGGAATATTAGAATCGATTACTTCCAAAATACAGCTTTTCACAGCTTCTTTTTTCAATTTCGGAAGAAGAAATTCATACATTTTAGAAGTTAATCCCTGACCGCGAAATTCAGGAAGCACACCGGTGCCGCTGTTATAACACATTTTGCCGCCATTTTGAATATCGATGGCTTTGAAAACAAATCCTTTTAATTCTTCATTTTCGAACACCCCGGAAGAAAACCGCAGATCAACATTATCATTTTTGAATTTCTGCTGTAACTGTTCGCCAGTTAACTTTAAAGGAACTGCATAATTGGCAAAAGAAGCGTTAAAACAATTCTTCAGCTGAATGATTGAAGTATTATGAAGGCTTTGAATATTCATAAGTCAGTTTTCACAAAAATAAATATTCCCAGCTTTTAAAAACCTGTTCATAAACTCTTCTTTTTTGAGCATATTTTGGTAAGCTTCAGAAGAAGCTGAAATTAAAAAAAACCTTACTTTTGTTTCAACTCACAAAAAGACATATGAGCCGTAAAGTCCTGCTAGACTCCAACGAAATCAATATCATACTTCATCGTTTGGCTTGTCAGCTGGTTGAAAGACATACCAGTTTTGAAAATACGGTAATTATTGGGATCCAACCACGAGGAGTTTTTCTTGCCGAAAGAATTCTGAAGATATTACAGGAAGAATACGGGCTGCACGATATTAAATCGGGCCAGCTGGATATTACTTTTTACAGGGATGACTTCAGGCGGGGCGAGAAACCCCTGGAGGCTAACAAAACCCGTATTGATTTTATAGTTGAGGAAAAAAGCGTGGTTTTTATAGATGATGTTTTGTATACCGGCAGAAGTATAAGGGCCGCTTTAACGGCAATTCAATCATTTGGGCGGCCAAAAGAAATAGAATTGCTAAGTCTTATAGACAGAAGGTTCAGCAGGCATTTACCCATTCAGCCAGATTACAATGGCCGGCAGGTTGATGCTATCAATGAAGAAAAAGTAAAGGTAAGCTGGAAAGAAAATGATGGTGAAGATGCAGTTTATCTTATTCCAAAATAGAAAAAAATGAGTAGCGAATTAAGTGTTAATCACTTATTGGGGATCAAATATCTTAAGAAGGAGGATATTGATCTTATTTTTAAAACAGCCGATCATTTTAAGGAAGTCATTAACCGGCCCATTAAAAAAGTACCTTCGCTGCGGGATATTACCATTGCCAATCTTTTTTTTGAAAACAGTACTCGTACGCGGCTTTCTTTTGAACTCGCAGAAAAAAGGCTTAGTGCAGATGTGATCAATTTTTCGGCAGCGTCTTCATCGGTGAAAAAAGGGGAGACGCTTATAGATACCGTCAATAACATACTTTCTATGAAAGTAGATATGGTGGTGATGAGACATCCAAATCCCGGTGCCGGAATTTTTCTTTCTAAACATGTAAATGCCAGTATTGTCAATGCCGGAGACGGTGCCCATGAACATCCTACTCAGGCGCTTCTGGATTCTTTTTCGATAAGGGAAAGACTGGGGGAGGTAAAAGGTAAAAAAGTGGTCATAGTGGGTGATATTCTGCATAGCAGGGTGGCCCTTTCAAATATTTTTGCCCTGCAAATGCAGGGAGCTGAAGTTAGGGTTTGCGGCCCCGCGACACTTATGCCAAAACATATTGAATCTCTGGGAGTAAAGGTTATTGCCAATTTCAGGGAAGCGTTGGAATGGTGTGATGTTGCCAATATGCTAAGGGTTCAGAATGAACGAATGGATATTAGCTATTTTCCCAGCACAAGGGAGTATGTTAAGCAATTCGGCCTGAATAAAAAACTTCTGGAATCTCTTAATAAAGAGATCATTATCATGCACCCCGGACCAATTAACAGGGGAGTGGAGCTTACCAGCGATGTCGCTGATGCAGAAAATGCCATTATTCTTGATCAGGTTCAAAATGGAGTGGCGGTAAGAATGGCAGTAATTTACCTTCTTGCTTCTAAGATCAAACAATAGTAGTTTCGTTTAGCCAATACTTTTTGTTAACTTTAGCAGTAATATTTTTGCTATGAAAAGTTCAGAAAAAGATAATTTTCTCCTTATTAAAAAGGAGGAGGCTGAAGATCTTACCGGTTTTATATCTGAAGTGACACAAAAAGAGAAGGATTATTCGGGTGAGAATGTGGTTATAGATCTTTCCGCGAATAAAAATCTGCATACCCGGGATTTACTTGGATTTTTAGAAGCTTCCGACACCCATCGAAACAGGAATAAAAGTTTTGTAATTGTAAATGATTCACTGGGGATCGATGATTTACCTGAAGAGCTGGTTGTGGTCCCTACTTTACAGGAAGCCGAAGACCTTATACAAATGGACGAAATACAGAGAGATTTGGGTTTCTGATCAAGCCTTTGAAAAAAACCTTTGAATGAAAATTACAGTTCTTGGATGTTATGCAGCTACTCCCCGAAGTTTTACCAATCCTACTTCTCAGGTTCTTGAAATAAAGAATCATCTTTTTCTAATAGATTGCGGGGAAGGAACCCAGGTACAACTCAGGAAGAATAAAGTAAAATTTTCCAAGATCAGGCACATTTTTATTTCTCACTTACACGGGGATCATTTTTTCGGGCTTGTAGGCCTAATTTCCACTTTTCGGCTGCTAAACCGGGAAAAAGAACTTCATATTTATGGACCGAAGGGCATAAAGGAAGTAATTACCCTTCAGATGAAATTAGCCAATTCCTGGACTAATTATCCGCTTATCTTTCACGAATTATCTTCTAAGGAACCTGAATTGCTTTTTGAAAATGAAAAGGTACAGGTTAAAACCATTCCGTTAAAGCACAGGATCTACACCAATGGTTTCCTTTTCTCTGAGAAACCCGGCGACAGAAAATTGCTTATCAATGAAGCCGTGAAATATAATATTGATGTCTCCCTCTATAAAAGCATAAAAAAAGGAAAAGATGTAATTTCAGAAGATGGGGAAAAAATTCCAAATCGTGTACTAACCGCCGATCCACCGCCTCCAAAATCCTACGCCTTCTGCAGCGATACCGTTTATGACCCTTCCATTGTACCTTTAATTAAAAATTGCACTGCTCTTTATCATGAATCTACTTTTTTGGAGGAACAACAGGATCTGGCTTTTCCCACTAAACATTCTACCGCCCGCCAGGCAGCAGCAATAGCTAAAGAAGCGGAAGTTAAATTGCTGATCCTGGGCCATTATTCCACCCGCTATTCAAATATTGAACTCTTTCTAAACGAAGCCCAAACTATTTTCCAGAATGTAGTTTTAGCCGATGACGGTAAAGAAATTACCGTTGAAATACCACAATGATTTTTATGCTTCTAAACACCTGATTTCCAGTATTCGGCCGTAAATTCCTACAAGAAATGTTAAAAAATAGGTGATAATTAGAATTTCTTTAGCCTAGCTATGTATTTAATCGAATATATGTGTACTTTTATCTTCCCTGAATCTAACATGTGTACCTATGAGAAAAATTACTTTAACAGGTTTTATGTTAATGATGTGTACGATATTACTTACATCATGTTCTAAAGAGAGTCTTCAAGACGAGGTTACACCTTATGACCAGGTGGCCACCAGAAAAATCAATTATGATTATTCTGAGATTGAAGTGGATATTCTGGAACAAATAAATGTTTACAGAAAGGCCAAAGGTCTTAATGAGCTCCAGTCTATAAACGATATTTCTATTGAAGCTGAAATGCACGATGAATATATGATCGATCAGGGAACTCCGAGCCATGATAATTTTGCACAGCGTGCTTCTTATCTTATGAATGAACTAGGAGCAAAAACAGTTAGTGAAAATGTTGCTTATGGCTATCGTACTGCTGATGCTGTTGTAAATGCATGGTTAAAGAGTGCCGAGCACAGGCATAATATTGAAGGAAACCTTACCCATTTCGGAATTTCGGTAAGGCAGGATGCTGAAGGAAAGAATTATTTCACCAATATATTTATAAAAAAGTAAACCGCAAGTTTTGTTTTCCCCCCAAATCGAAGAAAAGGGTCCAGGCTAGAGGCTGGCCCTTTTTTTTATGGGGTTAATTTTAAGCTAAAGTTTTGATTTACCCCTGCCGGGAAATTTCTGGTAATCAGATTTAGAACTTCTTCACATTCCTTAAAGATAATTTTAAACTAAATGTTTTACCTATTCTTAAACTCCTGCTCCTGCTGGTGCTGGTAGAAAATATTTTGGGCTGTAAACTAATATAAAGCAGAAAGCCCACAATCCTGATACTACGGAATTGTGGGCCTTTTAGCTTTTTATCTTTGTAGCCTTATTGAATGCTGGGTACTTTTTTGATATACATTCTCTGGTAATTTAATTCATTCATATTACCCTGGCCAATGATCTCGATCTTCTCTTTATTGGAATTTCTAATTACAGAAGCCCTGCTTTTTGCGGTACCTCCCGTAATGGCATTTATCGCCAGTTGAAGCATAGGTTCTGAAGTGTTTCCTAAAGTTCCCATATTCTCCAGATCTTCAATATATTCAATATCCGGCTGTAATCCTTCAGCATAATCTGTTTTTCCGTCAGCATTAAGGCTTTTAAACACAAGCGGTTGTAAGGCATAAGTATGCTCCGAATTAAGATTGGAATTTTCCTTTAAAAAATCAGGACTATCATAAAGCGTAACCGAAGCCTGAAATTTTCCGCGGGTGGCATCACCTATCTGTATTACATCAATATACGGCTCAAGACCATTTATTACAAGCTCACTTGCCGAAGCTGTTCCTTTTGAAGTCAATACATAAACTTTATCAAGATTAAGGCTATTTATTTTCTCCCCGGTTCGGATTTCAGTGTCAAAACGGTTTATAATCGATGCGGGCTTGTAAGTCTCAAAATATTCCTGAAAATCTTTATTCCATTGTTCCTTCATGAAAACCTGATCTTCAAACTGGCCGGTGATCATACTCGCAAGATCGATCGCAGTTTCTACAGATCCACCTCCATTATACCGCAGGTCCAAAACCAGGTCTGTAACACCCTGAGCTTTAAAATCTCCGAAGGTAGTATTTAGTTCCTCATCAAAATTATCAATAAAGCTGTTGTACATTAGATAACCTATGGTATGATTTCCTTCTTTAAAGGTTTTTGCCATATAAATTGGATCCTCAGTATATCGGGTATCGGTAAGCGTCACTTCCCGATTGGTCATTTGAATTGTTCCGTCAACAATCTTTCCCACGTTTATGGTAATTGACGATGAACTCAGGAGGTCCTGCAAATTGGTTTTGGTTAATTTTTGTCCAT
This genomic interval carries:
- a CDS encoding GNAT family N-acetyltransferase; its protein translation is MNIQSLHNTSIIQLKNCFNASFANYAVPLKLTGEQLQQKFKNDNVDLRFSSGVFENEELKGFVFKAIDIQNGGKMCYNSGTGVLPEFRGQGLTSKMYEFLLPKLKKEAVKSCILEVIDSNIPAIKTYEKIGFKKVRELISFKGIPQIKLPGPEGIKVQESVFDLKGLEKLKDFEASWQNSGAAIERSKENLSFLSLKKNDEILGFAVFNPINGRISQFGIHQDHRRKGLGKFLFKKISQHLQGPVTIINVDSEHTASIDFLQNIQLDPFLTQYEMKMDL
- the pyrR gene encoding bifunctional pyr operon transcriptional regulator/uracil phosphoribosyltransferase PyrR, with the translated sequence MSRKVLLDSNEINIILHRLACQLVERHTSFENTVIIGIQPRGVFLAERILKILQEEYGLHDIKSGQLDITFYRDDFRRGEKPLEANKTRIDFIVEEKSVVFIDDVLYTGRSIRAALTAIQSFGRPKEIELLSLIDRRFSRHLPIQPDYNGRQVDAINEEKVKVSWKENDGEDAVYLIPK
- a CDS encoding aspartate carbamoyltransferase catalytic subunit — protein: MSSELSVNHLLGIKYLKKEDIDLIFKTADHFKEVINRPIKKVPSLRDITIANLFFENSTRTRLSFELAEKRLSADVINFSAASSSVKKGETLIDTVNNILSMKVDMVVMRHPNPGAGIFLSKHVNASIVNAGDGAHEHPTQALLDSFSIRERLGEVKGKKVVIVGDILHSRVALSNIFALQMQGAEVRVCGPATLMPKHIESLGVKVIANFREALEWCDVANMLRVQNERMDISYFPSTREYVKQFGLNKKLLESLNKEIIIMHPGPINRGVELTSDVADAENAIILDQVQNGVAVRMAVIYLLASKIKQ
- a CDS encoding ribonuclease Z; this encodes MKSSEKDNFLLIKKEEAEDLTGFISEVTQKEKDYSGENVVIDLSANKNLHTRDLLGFLEASDTHRNRNKSFVIVNDSLGIDDLPEELVVVPTLQEAEDLIQMDEIQRDLGF
- a CDS encoding ribonuclease Z; the encoded protein is MKITVLGCYAATPRSFTNPTSQVLEIKNHLFLIDCGEGTQVQLRKNKVKFSKIRHIFISHLHGDHFFGLVGLISTFRLLNREKELHIYGPKGIKEVITLQMKLANSWTNYPLIFHELSSKEPELLFENEKVQVKTIPLKHRIYTNGFLFSEKPGDRKLLINEAVKYNIDVSLYKSIKKGKDVISEDGEKIPNRVLTADPPPPKSYAFCSDTVYDPSIVPLIKNCTALYHESTFLEEQQDLAFPTKHSTARQAAAIAKEAEVKLLILGHYSTRYSNIELFLNEAQTIFQNVVLADDGKEITVEIPQ
- a CDS encoding CAP domain-containing protein — protein: MRKITLTGFMLMMCTILLTSCSKESLQDEVTPYDQVATRKINYDYSEIEVDILEQINVYRKAKGLNELQSINDISIEAEMHDEYMIDQGTPSHDNFAQRASYLMNELGAKTVSENVAYGYRTADAVVNAWLKSAEHRHNIEGNLTHFGISVRQDAEGKNYFTNIFIKK
- a CDS encoding S41 family peptidase, whose protein sequence is MKKIFALLSLFALFTACQKEEIEKTNLNGSNSSNTSTGNNLEESVDYQVKDFVWTGLNKFYLYKEDVSELTDNFFSDNSERKDFYESYNSPENMFNGLLSNSDQFSFIIDDYNKLEEMFDGISGSTGIKYGFGKISGTNNYFGFIEYILPGTSAEKAGLERGSVFTEVNGQKLTKTNLQDLLSSSSITINVGKIVDGTIQMTNREVTLTDTRYTEDPIYMAKTFKEGNHTIGYLMYNSFIDNFDEELNTTFGDFKAQGVTDLVLDLRYNGGGSVETAIDLASMITGQFEDQVFMKEQWNKDFQEYFETYKPASIINRFDTEIRTGEKINSLNLDKVYVLTSKGTASASELVINGLEPYIDVIQIGDATRGKFQASVTLYDSPDFLKENSNLNSEHTYALQPLVFKSLNADGKTDYAEGLQPDIEYIEDLENMGTLGNTSEPMLQLAINAITGGTAKSRASVIRNSNKEKIEIIGQGNMNELNYQRMYIKKVPSIQ